One region of Elusimicrobiota bacterium genomic DNA includes:
- a CDS encoding arginine--tRNA ligase, with translation MILSALREGLARSARAWAKTAGLPPPESFPLAAPPAHVRAHLSLPWAMALGKVARKNPLELAKALARAFEGLAEIEKAEAVPPGFVNLTLRPEALAANLKALIAAPAAYGRDGNLAQRRILLEYVSANPTGPLHMASGRGATLGDCLVRILRRIGHEVQTEYYVNDAGGRLEMLGKSLHARRHGAEPPEGGYHGQYIADLAKSFPPEADSWTPEQFQRPGVEAFLAGHKADIEAFGASFDLWLFESELHAQGALEAAMKRLKERGMVYEKDGAVWLGTAAAEGSEDDKDRVLIKAGGQPTYFLADIAYHENKYARGFSEVIDIFGADHHGYVPRLRAAMAALGHPPESFHAIVHQLIHLYRGKEQVKMSKRAGEFVRLREVVDEVGKDACRFFFAMRTPEAHLNFDLELAKKQSSENPVYYCQYVHARICSIFREAKKQGLIQSADEVTESKGALLAASEEAALLMKLAWFPEVLKTCEEVLSPHPLANYILELAGLFHPFYEKCRVADAAAPELSKDRLLLCAGARDVIAQGLGLLGVSAPEQM, from the coding sequence ATGATCCTATCCGCCTTGCGCGAGGGCCTTGCGCGAAGCGCCCGGGCCTGGGCCAAAACCGCGGGGCTCCCTCCGCCCGAGAGCTTCCCTCTTGCAGCGCCCCCGGCCCACGTGCGGGCGCATCTGAGCCTGCCCTGGGCCATGGCCTTGGGCAAGGTCGCGCGCAAGAACCCGCTCGAGCTCGCCAAGGCCCTGGCGCGGGCCTTCGAGGGCCTGGCGGAGATAGAAAAAGCCGAGGCCGTGCCTCCGGGATTCGTCAACCTCACTTTAAGGCCCGAGGCCCTGGCCGCCAATCTCAAGGCCCTCATCGCCGCTCCCGCGGCCTACGGCCGCGACGGAAACTTGGCCCAGCGCCGCATCCTCTTGGAATACGTCTCGGCCAATCCCACGGGGCCTCTCCACATGGCCTCGGGGCGGGGGGCCACCTTGGGCGACTGCTTGGTCCGGATATTGCGGCGGATCGGGCATGAGGTGCAGACCGAGTACTACGTCAACGACGCCGGAGGGCGCCTCGAGATGCTCGGCAAATCCCTCCACGCGCGCCGGCATGGAGCCGAGCCTCCCGAGGGCGGCTACCACGGCCAGTACATCGCGGATTTGGCCAAGTCCTTCCCACCTGAAGCGGATTCCTGGACCCCCGAACAGTTCCAGAGGCCTGGAGTCGAGGCCTTCCTCGCCGGCCACAAGGCGGACATTGAGGCCTTCGGCGCGAGCTTCGATCTCTGGCTTTTCGAGTCCGAGCTCCACGCCCAAGGGGCGCTCGAGGCGGCCATGAAGCGCTTAAAGGAGCGCGGCATGGTCTACGAGAAGGACGGGGCGGTGTGGCTCGGCACTGCCGCGGCCGAGGGCTCGGAGGATGACAAGGATCGGGTCCTCATCAAGGCCGGGGGCCAACCCACGTATTTCCTGGCCGACATCGCCTACCACGAGAATAAATACGCCCGGGGATTTTCCGAGGTCATAGACATATTCGGCGCCGACCACCACGGCTACGTCCCGCGCCTGCGGGCGGCGATGGCCGCCCTCGGCCACCCGCCGGAGTCCTTCCACGCCATCGTCCACCAGCTTATCCACCTCTATCGGGGCAAGGAGCAGGTCAAGATGTCGAAGAGGGCGGGAGAGTTCGTGCGCCTGCGCGAGGTGGTGGACGAGGTCGGAAAGGACGCCTGCCGCTTCTTCTTCGCCATGAGGACCCCCGAGGCGCACCTCAACTTTGACTTGGAGCTGGCCAAGAAGCAGAGTTCGGAGAACCCGGTCTATTACTGCCAGTATGTCCACGCGCGGATTTGCTCGATCTTTAGGGAAGCAAAAAAGCAGGGGCTCATCCAGTCGGCGGATGAAGTCACAGAGTCAAAAGGAGCACTTCTGGCCGCTTCTGAAGAAGCGGCCCTGCTGATGAAATTAGCCTGGTTTCCGGAAGTCTTGAAGACTTGCGAGGAGGTCTTATCCCCGCATCCCCTGGCCAATTACATCCTGGAATTAGCCGGGCTCTTCCATCCCTTCTACGAGAAATGCCGGGTGGCGGATGCGGCCGCACCCGAGCTCTCCAAGGACCGGCTTCTCCTTTGCGCGGGTGCCCGCGACGTCATCGCCCAGGGCCTGGGGCTTCTGGGAGTGTCGGCCCCGGAGCAGATGTAG
- a CDS encoding tetratricopeptide repeat protein gives MTDGGRKFSPRSGPVFFVLLAVVFLVYGPVLRGPILGDDLSYVRDHAAFRMGFWDFIRELGSRRYFDLTRESTYQPLVTLFHYFTHGVPLIYRSTGILLHGFNAWLVFLVARHLGVEDRPALSGALLFALFPTHTETLNFSSFKGHLFSFSFSLMALLAWIGGNRALALACCAGSLLSKETGVLTVGLIAAWERCLKEENKQSRRAILPFIAVTAAYLVMRFTFLHRFPVPRPVLPGNPLLYLDWYMRTLVWPAPLCLERTPAQLGSWSGALLLPALIFISRGSPARVLALSWTALGLLPFLRLLPFDAYNPVADRYLYFASAGFCLWLILAWPSGCARALPYALLAAWALVTINRNSLYRDERALARQTVSCAPQSPRARMALGSACLSAGEYKEAAMELETAVSLDSGFMLAWNNLGIARYQRRDYPGSERAFEKALNLADDAPIHNNLGNALAAQNRLDEAYRHYERAWQLQPDWPLPYLNAARIARKKNPTLSRRLELKARALMPGTRAPTGS, from the coding sequence ATGACGGACGGCGGACGAAAATTCTCGCCCCGATCGGGCCCGGTATTTTTCGTCCTGCTGGCGGTGGTTTTTCTGGTTTACGGCCCGGTTTTGCGCGGCCCCATCCTGGGCGACGACCTTTCTTATGTTCGGGACCACGCGGCCTTCCGGATGGGCTTTTGGGACTTCATCCGGGAGCTCGGCTCCCGGCGGTACTTTGATTTGACTCGGGAATCCACCTATCAGCCTCTGGTCACGCTTTTCCATTATTTTACGCACGGGGTTCCGCTCATCTATCGCTCAACGGGGATTCTTTTGCACGGCTTCAACGCCTGGCTGGTGTTTTTGGTTGCCCGCCATTTGGGAGTAGAGGACCGCCCCGCGTTGAGCGGGGCCCTCCTTTTCGCTCTTTTCCCGACCCACACCGAGACTTTGAACTTCTCGTCCTTCAAGGGGCATCTCTTCAGTTTCTCATTTTCATTGATGGCTCTATTGGCATGGATCGGAGGCAATAGGGCTCTGGCGCTCGCCTGCTGCGCAGGCTCACTACTATCAAAGGAAACCGGAGTGCTGACGGTCGGACTGATCGCGGCATGGGAGCGGTGCTTGAAAGAAGAAAATAAACAATCACGAAGAGCCATACTCCCATTTATCGCCGTCACTGCGGCGTATCTGGTCATGAGATTTACTTTCCTTCATCGCTTCCCCGTCCCTCGCCCGGTTTTGCCTGGGAATCCCCTTTTGTACCTGGATTGGTACATGAGAACCCTCGTCTGGCCGGCGCCGCTTTGCCTTGAGCGGACGCCGGCCCAATTGGGGAGCTGGAGCGGGGCGTTATTGCTGCCGGCGTTGATTTTCATCAGCAGGGGCTCGCCCGCCCGAGTCCTCGCGCTGTCTTGGACAGCGCTCGGGCTTCTGCCCTTTCTGCGCCTGCTGCCCTTTGACGCCTACAATCCCGTGGCCGACCGCTACCTTTATTTCGCCTCGGCCGGCTTCTGCCTATGGCTGATTTTGGCCTGGCCGAGCGGGTGCGCCCGGGCCCTGCCGTACGCTCTCCTCGCCGCTTGGGCTTTAGTCACCATCAACCGCAACAGCCTTTACCGCGACGAGAGGGCTTTGGCCCGGCAAACCGTCTCTTGCGCGCCGCAAAGCCCGCGAGCCCGCATGGCTTTGGGGAGCGCCTGCCTCTCGGCGGGGGAATATAAGGAAGCCGCCATGGAGTTGGAAACCGCGGTCTCTCTGGACTCGGGCTTCATGCTGGCCTGGAACAATCTCGGCATCGCCCGCTACCAGCGGCGGGACTACCCGGGCTCCGAGCGCGCCTTCGAGAAGGCCCTGAATCTCGCCGATGACGCCCCCATCCACAACAACCTCGGCAACGCCCTGGCCGCCCAAAACCGCCTGGACGAGGCCTACCGCCACTACGAGAGGGCCTGGCAGCTCCAGCCGGACTGGCCGCTTCCCTACCTCAACGCCGCCAGGATAGCAAGAAAAAAGAACCCCACCTTGTCCCGCAGGCTCGAGTTGAAGGCTAGAGCCTTAATGCCTGGCACTCGTGCTCCCACCGGCTCATAA
- a CDS encoding AAA family ATPase: MPERTIAAPAAEKIQRLMGCISQVFVSKPEVVRLTVTALVARGHLLIEDVPGIGKTLLGVALAHSIEASFRRVQFTNDLLPSDILGLSVFNQRDTQFEFKPGPIFSHVVLADEINRSTPKTQSALLEAMNDLQVTIDGKTHALPSPFLVIATQNPVEYHGTFPLPEAQLDRFLMRLQIGYPSPEDAKKILREKDLSVQLRSLKPALGKDDVLSLQQQADAVKVDEDILDYIVRISEASRSVPSIRLGLSPRGALALARAARAHALVAGRDYCVPDDIKAVAAPVVAHRLLLDSSLYGIARIAESEETVRTILRAVSAP; encoded by the coding sequence ATGCCGGAAAGGACCATTGCCGCGCCCGCCGCCGAGAAGATCCAAAGGCTCATGGGCTGCATCTCCCAGGTCTTCGTGAGCAAGCCGGAGGTCGTGAGGCTCACCGTCACGGCTCTCGTCGCGCGCGGGCACCTCCTGATCGAGGACGTGCCGGGAATCGGCAAGACCTTGCTCGGCGTGGCCCTGGCGCACTCCATCGAGGCTTCCTTCCGGCGAGTCCAGTTTACCAACGACCTCCTGCCCTCCGACATACTGGGGCTCTCGGTCTTCAACCAGCGCGACACGCAGTTCGAGTTCAAGCCCGGGCCGATATTCAGCCACGTGGTCCTGGCCGATGAGATCAACCGCTCCACCCCGAAAACCCAATCGGCCCTGCTCGAGGCCATGAACGATTTGCAGGTGACCATAGACGGCAAGACCCATGCTTTGCCCTCGCCATTCCTCGTGATCGCGACCCAAAACCCCGTGGAGTACCACGGCACCTTCCCCCTGCCCGAGGCCCAGCTCGACCGTTTTCTCATGCGCCTGCAAATCGGCTATCCCTCGCCCGAGGACGCAAAAAAAATATTAAGGGAGAAGGACCTGTCCGTCCAGCTTAGAAGCCTCAAGCCCGCCCTCGGCAAGGACGATGTCCTGTCTTTGCAGCAGCAGGCCGACGCGGTCAAGGTGGACGAGGATATCCTCGACTACATCGTGAGGATATCCGAGGCCAGCCGCTCGGTCCCTTCCATTCGCCTGGGGCTGAGCCCGCGCGGAGCCCTGGCTCTGGCCCGGGCCGCCCGCGCCCACGCTTTGGTGGCGGGCAGGGACTACTGCGTTCCCGACGATATTAAGGCCGTGGCCGCGCCGGTGGTCGCCCATCGCCTCCTTCTCGACTCGAGCCTTTATGGGATCGCGCGCATCGCCGAGTCGGAGGAAACCGTGCGCACGATCCTGCGCGCCGTAAGCGCCCCGTAG
- a CDS encoding DUF3488 domain-containing protein — protein sequence MRLTRSGWACAFMAALSLMSAATTGNNLLYLLFSLLLSALLIPFLAGRANLKHLRVTAEPPGLAFHDCECSLSVIVENTDRWSSYGILLSHGGQRLSWDEVSAKGLAAGTLRFRPFHRGRNHVEGVFLESLFPFGLLLIRRAVSGLEVLALPRMPEVRSGAEVEAGVRAEGRPTLSRGRGDELFGIREYDRSDDSRLINWKLTARSGRPLINEFCSFETGRVAVKVETASGPEGERCIEAAAAACRFYIDAGAEVSLVTPEESMNYGKGLLHLERILKTLALLGPGKEPRAASSPPPAWPAAIVDSTALRRVTFLGAGLVSLGLFLVDEIQTWMPTAILPVLLLGWLLYERKWPRVPRGAWNALSLLVLVYLLAVDLQRSGVVVANIHLLIYLIANRALDEVKTHELGQSFFIFLLAFFLISGLTISPWYFLFFLLYAGFAALWLALAHGGRWEALRAWRGPLSCRLAAVLACSALLFASVPRVEGFKRMNPFLSAVDKLQVKSSSVMGFTENVSLGFFGRLKKSSARVMKVKPYPEIQAANPPPLRVRGSALDHFDGARWSKEPRDFRYQLKSRVYASTSGRGWALRQPGQLLFPTRPPSGGGPSYEFMIYPMSLSVLFSVGTPWMVETGEAAAYFDHMGSAYFAAPYISGVRYRVYSDPEPGRLELKIASDPGVAERFLQLPPFKDGRVQGLAQALTGNISSDWGKARAIEAHLRKKYHYSTFSDAKDKSLEDFFFNSKRGNCEYFATAGVVLLREAGIPARLVTGFLADNWNEFGKFYDVRQEEAHAWVEAYIQGQGWVALDPTPGQSLFSASADVFTRRLERYWDALQVEWYRRVIGYDQQTQSNTFKRLVFRPEVIASLGERALWILSGGLLLWGLTRARLFLRHFLSAAPRSLFHKAQAALERAGLPRKAFWTPREYAREVMSLRPDLAALGPLAELYYLERFSPRGLSAEESLRARRLWRELSSRL from the coding sequence ATGAGACTGACCCGTTCAGGCTGGGCGTGCGCGTTCATGGCGGCCTTGAGCCTCATGTCGGCCGCGACCACGGGGAATAATCTCCTCTATCTCCTATTCTCCCTCCTGTTGTCAGCGCTCCTGATTCCATTTCTGGCCGGCCGCGCCAATCTCAAGCATTTGCGCGTGACGGCCGAGCCGCCGGGCCTGGCCTTCCACGATTGCGAATGCTCCCTGAGCGTGATTGTGGAAAATACCGACCGATGGTCCTCTTACGGAATACTTCTTTCGCACGGTGGGCAGCGCTTGTCCTGGGATGAAGTCTCGGCGAAGGGCCTCGCGGCCGGAACCTTGCGGTTTAGGCCATTCCATCGGGGGCGCAACCATGTCGAGGGCGTGTTTTTGGAAAGCCTGTTCCCTTTCGGGCTTCTTCTAATACGCCGCGCCGTTTCCGGCTTGGAGGTTTTGGCCCTGCCCCGAATGCCCGAGGTCCGCTCCGGCGCCGAGGTCGAGGCTGGGGTTCGGGCCGAGGGTCGGCCAACCTTGAGCCGGGGAAGGGGCGACGAGCTTTTCGGCATCCGAGAGTACGACCGTTCCGACGACTCCCGCCTCATCAACTGGAAGCTGACGGCGCGGAGCGGCAGGCCGCTCATCAACGAGTTTTGTTCTTTCGAGACGGGCCGCGTCGCGGTGAAAGTCGAGACGGCCTCCGGGCCCGAGGGCGAGCGCTGCATCGAGGCCGCGGCCGCGGCCTGCCGTTTTTATATCGACGCCGGGGCCGAGGTAAGTCTCGTGACGCCGGAAGAAAGTATGAACTATGGCAAAGGTCTTCTGCACTTGGAGAGAATTCTCAAGACCTTGGCGCTTCTTGGCCCCGGCAAGGAGCCGCGAGCGGCTTCCTCCCCGCCGCCGGCCTGGCCGGCGGCTATAGTTGACTCCACGGCCTTGAGGCGCGTGACCTTCCTTGGGGCGGGGCTTGTCTCCCTCGGCCTTTTTCTTGTGGACGAGATACAGACCTGGATGCCGACCGCCATTCTCCCGGTGCTTCTCCTGGGCTGGCTGCTTTACGAGAGGAAATGGCCCCGGGTGCCCCGCGGGGCCTGGAACGCTCTCTCCCTTCTGGTGCTTGTTTACCTCTTGGCCGTGGACCTTCAGCGCTCGGGCGTGGTGGTGGCCAACATCCACCTCTTGATCTACCTTATCGCCAACCGGGCCTTGGACGAGGTCAAGACTCATGAACTCGGCCAGAGCTTCTTCATTTTTCTGCTTGCCTTTTTCCTGATCTCCGGGCTCACCATCAGCCCCTGGTATTTCCTCTTTTTCCTGCTCTACGCGGGCTTCGCGGCTCTGTGGCTGGCCTTGGCCCACGGGGGCCGCTGGGAGGCCCTGCGGGCATGGCGCGGGCCCCTGTCCTGCCGCCTTGCCGCGGTGTTGGCCTGCTCGGCCCTTCTCTTCGCCTCGGTTCCGCGCGTCGAAGGCTTTAAGCGGATGAATCCTTTCCTGAGCGCGGTGGACAAGCTCCAGGTCAAGTCTTCCTCGGTCATGGGGTTCACGGAGAACGTGAGCCTGGGATTCTTCGGCAGGCTCAAGAAATCCTCGGCCCGGGTCATGAAGGTGAAGCCCTATCCGGAAATACAGGCCGCCAACCCGCCTCCCCTGCGCGTGCGCGGATCGGCTTTGGACCATTTCGACGGCGCGCGCTGGAGCAAGGAACCGCGGGATTTCCGCTACCAGCTCAAGAGCCGGGTCTATGCCAGCACCTCGGGGCGGGGCTGGGCCCTGCGCCAGCCGGGCCAACTCCTGTTTCCGACCCGTCCCCCGTCCGGGGGAGGCCCGTCCTACGAGTTCATGATCTACCCCATGAGCCTGTCCGTGCTGTTCTCGGTGGGCACCCCCTGGATGGTCGAGACGGGCGAGGCGGCCGCCTACTTCGACCACATGGGGAGCGCCTACTTCGCGGCCCCGTACATCTCGGGCGTCCGCTACCGGGTTTACTCGGATCCCGAGCCGGGAAGGCTGGAGCTCAAGATTGCCTCGGATCCAGGCGTGGCGGAAAGATTCCTCCAGCTTCCGCCATTCAAGGATGGCCGCGTACAGGGGCTCGCCCAGGCCCTTACCGGAAATATTTCCAGCGACTGGGGAAAGGCCCGGGCCATAGAGGCGCATCTTAGAAAGAAGTACCATTACTCGACGTTCTCGGACGCCAAGGACAAATCCCTGGAAGACTTCTTCTTCAACTCCAAGCGCGGCAACTGCGAGTATTTCGCCACGGCCGGGGTCGTGCTCCTGCGCGAGGCCGGGATCCCGGCGCGCTTGGTCACGGGATTTCTGGCCGACAACTGGAACGAGTTCGGTAAATTCTACGATGTGCGCCAGGAGGAGGCCCACGCCTGGGTCGAGGCCTATATCCAGGGCCAGGGCTGGGTAGCCTTGGATCCCACTCCGGGCCAGAGCCTCTTCTCAGCCTCGGCCGACGTCTTCACCAGGCGCCTGGAACGCTACTGGGACGCTCTCCAGGTCGAGTGGTACCGCCGGGTCATCGGCTACGACCAGCAGACCCAGAGCAACACCTTCAAGCGCTTGGTCTTTAGGCCCGAAGTCATCGCGTCCCTGGGAGAGAGGGCTCTTTGGATTCTTTCAGGAGGCCTTCTCCTGTGGGGACTTACCCGGGCGCGCCTGTTCTTGCGCCACTTCTTGTCCGCGGCCCCGCGAAGCCTTTTCCACAAGGCCCAGGCCGCCCTGGAAAGGGCGGGCCTGCCGCGAAAGGCCTTCTGGACTCCGCGGGAGTACGCCCGGGAGGTCATGAGCCTCCGCCCGGACCTGGCGGCCTTGGGCCCCCTGGCCGAGCTCTATTACCTTGAGCGCTTCAGCCCGCGCGGGCTGAGCGCTGAGGAGAGCCTCCGGGCCCGGAGGCTCTGGCGGGAGCTGTCGTCTCGCCTATGA
- the rsfS gene encoding ribosome silencing factor, translating to MARAFKSVALAAARAAQDKKGEAVTLLHVSRESPITDYMLIVTALSRPHLQALEQAVEEALEALGAPCLHRAKPQSDQWRVLDFGGLLVHVMSQETREYYALEKLYHGSPQVKLKP from the coding sequence ATGGCACGAGCATTTAAAAGCGTCGCCCTGGCCGCGGCCCGGGCCGCCCAGGACAAGAAGGGCGAGGCCGTAACACTTCTCCACGTTTCCCGCGAAAGCCCGATCACGGACTACATGCTCATCGTGACCGCCCTGTCACGCCCGCACCTGCAGGCGCTCGAGCAGGCGGTGGAAGAGGCCTTGGAAGCCCTGGGCGCGCCCTGCCTGCACCGGGCCAAGCCCCAAAGCGACCAGTGGCGGGTCCTCGACTTCGGCGGGCTCCTGGTCCATGTCATGAGCCAGGAAACGCGGGAGTACTACGCCCTGGAGAAGCTCTACCACGGCTCTCCCCAAGTAAAGCTCAAGCCATGA
- a CDS encoding type IV pilus twitching motility protein PilT → MELVDILKAAVQSGASDVHIVVGKPPMMRLNGEIAEIPGGSPLDADQAKRLVYSILYEEQRAKFEDHWELDCSFSVPGLSRFRVNVFLQKNGVEAVMRVISSKIPTPDQLRLPPPVVGFADLPRGLILVTGPTGSGKSTTLACLMELINQKVTGNVLTIEDPIEFVYESKKSIFRQREVGQNTKSFSAALKSALRQDPDVILVGEMRDLETISLAITAAETGHLCFGTLHTQDCPSTIDRIVDVFPPHQQAQIRVQLAMVLQGVVSQILLPRRDGQGRVAAREVMVMTPAISNLIREGKTHMIYGAIDTGAKHGMVPMDKSLADLVRQGLVAPEEALMRAHNADSFKILISMAAKSSASMM, encoded by the coding sequence ATGGAATTAGTGGACATACTCAAGGCGGCCGTGCAATCGGGAGCCAGCGACGTCCACATCGTCGTGGGCAAGCCCCCCATGATGCGCTTGAACGGCGAGATCGCGGAGATCCCGGGAGGGAGCCCGCTCGACGCGGACCAGGCCAAGCGCCTGGTCTACTCCATACTCTACGAGGAGCAGAGGGCGAAGTTCGAGGACCATTGGGAGCTCGACTGCTCCTTCTCGGTGCCAGGCCTCTCGCGCTTCCGCGTCAACGTCTTTCTGCAAAAGAACGGGGTCGAGGCGGTCATGCGCGTGATCTCCTCGAAGATCCCGACCCCGGACCAGCTCCGCCTTCCGCCTCCCGTCGTTGGCTTCGCGGACCTCCCGCGGGGCCTCATCCTCGTGACCGGGCCGACGGGCTCGGGCAAGAGCACGACCTTGGCCTGCCTCATGGAGCTCATCAACCAGAAAGTCACAGGCAACGTCCTCACCATCGAGGACCCGATCGAGTTCGTCTACGAGTCCAAGAAAAGCATTTTCCGCCAGCGCGAGGTGGGGCAGAACACCAAGTCCTTCAGCGCCGCCCTCAAGAGCGCGCTCCGGCAGGACCCCGACGTGATCCTGGTGGGGGAGATGCGGGACCTAGAGACCATTTCTCTGGCCATCACCGCGGCCGAAACCGGGCACCTCTGCTTCGGCACTTTGCACACCCAGGACTGCCCCTCCACCATAGACCGCATCGTGGACGTGTTCCCCCCCCACCAGCAGGCCCAAATCCGGGTCCAGCTCGCCATGGTCCTGCAGGGCGTGGTTTCGCAAATCCTCCTGCCGCGCAGGGACGGGCAGGGACGGGTGGCGGCCCGCGAGGTCATGGTCATGACCCCGGCCATCTCCAACCTCATCCGGGAGGGCAAGACCCACATGATCTACGGCGCCATAGACACCGGAGCCAAGCACGGCATGGTCCCCATGGACAAGTCCCTAGCCGACCTCGTGCGCCAGGGCCTGGTGGCTCCCGAGGAGGCCCTCATGCGGGCCCACAACGCGGACAGCTTCAAGATCCTCATCAGCATGGCCGCCAAGAGCTCGGCCAGCATGATGTAG
- a CDS encoding LytR C-terminal domain-containing protein encodes MEQLARIERGLALALLLALGGVAWLESRSELASCIRGGSAWSYWLSLEGDGAAKIFLALYHPARRTLDLVYFPKATAETARAWLASSGLSPAGPVRVERWKAGPPAGLEPPLEAKERFARQSRGLGFLRHLAGLRRQASALPLLDRLLLAIELERLSPDSLRASWLPDTEYARAFLGRLLSGAAPLPAPETVTVEIFNASERKGLASQATKVLRSKGADVISAANFDSRRAKTMIYDRTGRIENAQAARRWLDCPEAETVTQADLKKLIDVTVVLAGDCGGASWN; translated from the coding sequence ATGGAACAGCTTGCAAGAATAGAGCGCGGCCTGGCCCTGGCCCTCCTCCTTGCTTTAGGCGGGGTGGCCTGGCTCGAGAGCCGCTCGGAACTCGCCTCCTGCATCCGCGGCGGGTCGGCCTGGAGCTATTGGCTCTCCCTCGAGGGAGATGGAGCGGCGAAGATTTTTCTCGCCCTTTACCACCCGGCGCGGCGCACCCTTGATCTCGTGTATTTCCCCAAAGCCACGGCCGAGACGGCTCGGGCTTGGCTGGCATCCTCCGGACTCTCCCCGGCCGGACCCGTTCGCGTCGAGCGCTGGAAAGCCGGCCCCCCCGCCGGGCTCGAGCCGCCTCTCGAGGCCAAGGAGCGCTTCGCCCGGCAGAGCCGCGGGCTCGGATTCTTGAGGCATCTTGCGGGGCTGAGGCGCCAGGCAAGCGCCCTGCCCCTCCTTGACCGCCTTCTCCTGGCCATCGAGCTCGAGCGCCTTTCCCCGGATTCCCTGCGCGCCTCCTGGCTGCCCGACACCGAGTATGCGCGCGCCTTCCTGGGGCGGCTTTTGAGCGGTGCCGCCCCCCTCCCCGCCCCCGAGACCGTCACCGTGGAGATATTCAACGCCTCGGAGCGCAAGGGGTTGGCCTCGCAGGCGACAAAAGTTCTAAGATCAAAGGGGGCGGACGTCATCAGCGCCGCCAATTTCGACTCGCGCAGAGCCAAAACCATGATCTATGACCGGACGGGCAGAATCGAGAACGCCCAGGCGGCGCGCCGCTGGCTTGACTGCCCCGAGGCGGAAACCGTGACTCAAGCCGATCTCAAGAAATTGATAGACGTGACCGTCGTCCTGGCCGGAGACTGCGGGGGGGCCTCATGGAATTAG
- a CDS encoding cyclic nucleotide-binding domain-containing protein, with protein MASTAAEKLKLLKSLRLFDRVPERQLEALAEFLKPKTLGDGEVIFEEGSVGTSLYFISQGSVRISKETSGGSFKDLAFLRLGDSFGEMALLDEVKRSARASAAGQTVILELDREELRRWLKSRPELAVDFFSQLVQLQSRRLRTTSRELALLFDLANLFLEPIPSQTELLQKALDRILPHLENPWSAIACLYNIFNEEMELAAAFGSLDPAALAPKLPPPTHMTTTWIEPNCCYSTLPGPERPQGYLVLRCDSPLSDDERSEIGQILGTAAKLLGSALENIRFRAEEAMRARLDKASQNYGTSI; from the coding sequence ATGGCTTCCACCGCGGCGGAAAAGCTCAAGCTTCTCAAGTCCCTGCGCCTCTTCGACCGGGTCCCGGAGAGGCAGCTCGAGGCCTTGGCGGAGTTCTTGAAGCCCAAAACCCTCGGGGACGGCGAAGTGATCTTCGAGGAGGGGAGCGTCGGGACGAGCCTTTATTTCATCTCCCAAGGCTCGGTGAGAATCTCGAAAGAAACCTCGGGCGGGAGCTTCAAGGACCTGGCCTTCCTCCGGCTGGGGGATTCCTTCGGCGAGATGGCCCTTCTCGATGAGGTCAAGCGCTCGGCCAGGGCCTCGGCCGCCGGCCAAACCGTGATCCTAGAGCTCGACCGCGAGGAATTGCGGCGCTGGCTCAAGTCCCGGCCGGAACTCGCTGTGGATTTTTTTTCCCAGCTCGTCCAACTCCAGTCCCGGCGCCTGCGCACGACTTCGAGAGAGCTCGCACTCCTATTCGACCTTGCCAATCTTTTCTTGGAGCCCATCCCTTCCCAGACCGAACTGCTTCAGAAAGCCCTGGACCGCATACTCCCCCATCTCGAGAACCCGTGGTCGGCGATCGCTTGCCTCTACAACATATTCAACGAGGAGATGGAGCTGGCCGCCGCTTTCGGAAGCCTGGATCCGGCGGCGCTCGCGCCCAAGCTCCCTCCCCCCACGCACATGACCACCACCTGGATAGAGCCCAACTGCTGCTACTCGACCTTGCCCGGGCCCGAGCGCCCGCAGGGCTACCTCGTGCTGCGCTGCGACTCGCCCTTAAGCGACGACGAAAGAAGCGAAATCGGCCAAATTCTGGGCACCGCGGCCAAGCTCCTGGGCTCGGCCCTGGAGAACATCCGCTTCAGGGCCGAGGAGGCCATGAGGGCGCGCCTCGACAAGGCCTCGCAAAACTATGGCACGAGCATTTAA